One window of Vespa velutina chromosome 2, iVesVel2.1, whole genome shotgun sequence genomic DNA carries:
- the LOC124957907 gene encoding mitochondrial protein C2orf69 homolog isoform X1, protein MYLEVVCSRSLQEKYITSMSSTIWIWKQISGLGARYNDVVYARPIILQSHEFLVYFGGDIQDLQENMVKCIDKKKYMEWSLDNTARMLSHNFPKYHVFVICPSRTSNVFSCFDNFVKSNDYGIPTFSSTFNALENLQELIRSFCTKLNTLDVNQSTITYTPDKINLMLMAFSKGCVVLNQFLYEFQYYQSQSIPNTSMINFINNIKSIWWLDGGHGGYKDTWVTDRNVLESLAKLKIDVHVHVTPYQIQDTSRPWISMEESCFYNTLQSLNMPIQRIVHFENKPRSIIMHFNILKIIREM, encoded by the exons ATGTATCTCGAAG tTGTCTGTTCTAGATCGCTGCAGGAAAAGTATATTACTTCAATGTCTTCTACAATTTGGATTTGGAAACAAATATCTGGCCTTGGAGCAAGATATAATGATGTGGTATATGCACGTCCTATAATTTTACAGTCTCATGAATTTCTTGTTTACTTTGGTGGCGACATTCAA gatttacaagaaaatatggtaaaatgtatagataagaaaaagtatatggAGTGGAGTTTGGACAATACTGCGCGTATGCTATCACACAATTTTCCTAAATATCATGTATTTGTTATCTGCCCATCTAg GACATCCAACGTATTTAGTTGTTttgataattttgtaaaatccAATGATTATGGAATCCCAACATTCTCTTCTACATTCAATGCTTTAGAAAATCTTCAAGAGCTTATTAGATCATTTTGCACAAAACTTAATACATTGGATGTGAATCAG agtACAATAACATATACTcctgataaaataaatctaatgttAATGGCTTTTAGTAAAGGATGTGTAgtattaaatcaatttctcTACGAGtttcaatattatcaatcACAATCAATACCTAACACTagtatgataaattttataaataatattaaaagtatatggTGGTTAGACGGTGGTCATGGTGGTTATAAAGACACCTGGGTTACAGATAGAAACGTGCTTGAATCATTAGCAAAGTTGA aGATAGATGTTCATGTACATGTGACACCATATCAAATTCAGGATACTTCTCGACCTTGGATCTCTATGGAAGAATCTTGCTTTTATAATACGCTACAAAGTTTAAATATGCCTATACAACGTATTGTACATTTTGAGAATAAACCACGTAGTATAATAATGCATTTCAATATACTTAAAATTATAAGAGAGATGTAA
- the LOC124957907 gene encoding mitochondrial protein C2orf69 homolog isoform X2, which yields MSSTIWIWKQISGLGARYNDVVYARPIILQSHEFLVYFGGDIQDLQENMVKCIDKKKYMEWSLDNTARMLSHNFPKYHVFVICPSRTSNVFSCFDNFVKSNDYGIPTFSSTFNALENLQELIRSFCTKLNTLDVNQSTITYTPDKINLMLMAFSKGCVVLNQFLYEFQYYQSQSIPNTSMINFINNIKSIWWLDGGHGGYKDTWVTDRNVLESLAKLKIDVHVHVTPYQIQDTSRPWISMEESCFYNTLQSLNMPIQRIVHFENKPRSIIMHFNILKIIREM from the exons ATGTCTTCTACAATTTGGATTTGGAAACAAATATCTGGCCTTGGAGCAAGATATAATGATGTGGTATATGCACGTCCTATAATTTTACAGTCTCATGAATTTCTTGTTTACTTTGGTGGCGACATTCAA gatttacaagaaaatatggtaaaatgtatagataagaaaaagtatatggAGTGGAGTTTGGACAATACTGCGCGTATGCTATCACACAATTTTCCTAAATATCATGTATTTGTTATCTGCCCATCTAg GACATCCAACGTATTTAGTTGTTttgataattttgtaaaatccAATGATTATGGAATCCCAACATTCTCTTCTACATTCAATGCTTTAGAAAATCTTCAAGAGCTTATTAGATCATTTTGCACAAAACTTAATACATTGGATGTGAATCAG agtACAATAACATATACTcctgataaaataaatctaatgttAATGGCTTTTAGTAAAGGATGTGTAgtattaaatcaatttctcTACGAGtttcaatattatcaatcACAATCAATACCTAACACTagtatgataaattttataaataatattaaaagtatatggTGGTTAGACGGTGGTCATGGTGGTTATAAAGACACCTGGGTTACAGATAGAAACGTGCTTGAATCATTAGCAAAGTTGA aGATAGATGTTCATGTACATGTGACACCATATCAAATTCAGGATACTTCTCGACCTTGGATCTCTATGGAAGAATCTTGCTTTTATAATACGCTACAAAGTTTAAATATGCCTATACAACGTATTGTACATTTTGAGAATAAACCACGTAGTATAATAATGCATTTCAATATACTTAAAATTATAAGAGAGATGTAA